In the Hevea brasiliensis isolate MT/VB/25A 57/8 chromosome 8, ASM3005281v1, whole genome shotgun sequence genome, ATAGAATTCATTTCCTATACTTCTGATCTTATCCATTCCAGATATCCGAAGTACTTTAAGACGAGGAAGATGTCCAAGCATTGGGAGTTGTTCACACCACTTACAGTTCCGCAACATAAGCTCCACCAAATTATCGAATACTCTGGAAGAATTTCCGTCACTTGGAATTTTCATCATCAACAGCCATGGCGGGAATTTTTCACCCAAATAATTCTGTATCGTTATTCCCTCTATATTTGGGTGAGGCTCAAGGCCTTCCAACACTTCCACATCATTGCACCGTACTTCTCGTCCATAACTCCATTCAAATTGCAGGGTTCTTATTTTTGTTTTCCTCTGCAGATTTGATTTCTTAGCTTCTTCTTTGTCTCTCACCTCCTCAAGATGATTTAGTGTCAACTCCCCGCTTAGCTGGTTTAAGCATTTTAGTTCTTCAATGCTACCTCCCTTATCTGGACCCACAACAAAAAATGAGAGTGTTTCAAGACAAGTTAAACGCCCCACCATAGATGGCATATGGTCATCTTTAGAAAATTCAATATGCCTCAAGCTGATCAGATTGCACATTTTATTTCTAGGAACCTCTTTAAGCGAATTGCACCAACTGAATTTCAATGTTTGCAAATTGTAGAGCTTAGTGATGGATTCAGGCAACACTTCAATTTTAGTCCTTGAGACAATAAGATATCTTAAATGTTTCAACCAATTGAAGATGGCAACTCTTCAATATTAGCATCTTCCAAGTTTAGAGTCCGCAACCTTTTCAACTTCCAAGATCCATCAAAGGCAATTCCCTTTATGAATAAACTACGCAACTTCTTAGCATCCCTTTTTGAAAATGCTATCAAAGTTGTTGCATTTTGACAATCTACATATAAACGACGAGTGGAAGATATATCATCACCAGTTGTACAATTCTCCAAAGTCAACGTTTCAGACTTGGTCAAAGACAATGCAAGATCATGCACAAGATCATGCATCTTGCACCGATAAATATTCTCAAATATATCCCTTACCACATCTTGGAAAAAGGAATTCTACAGCAAGGCATTAAAATAGTTGTTGCCCTCATCTTGACTAGACGACCCAAGAAAACCTTCAGCCATCCAAAGCTGAACTAATTCTTTCTTTGCAATACCAAAATCTTTGGGGAAAATTGAACAATATGCAAAACATGGCTTCAAAAATGGAGGCAAATGATCAAAACTTAGCTTTAGTACAGACTCAACATTATCCTTGTTATCTGATGAATTCAAAACATTACTATTCATAATTGACAACCATGCTTCCTTATCCCTTCCGAAACCCCCCATCGTTCCACCTAAAACTTTTGCGGCTAATGGCACTCCTCTACATTTTTTTGCAATCTCCTTTCCAATGCACTCCAAATCTAAAGGTATTGATGCTTCTCCATTTCCAAATGCCCTTTCCTTCATTATGGACCAACATTCATCATCAGACAACAAATTCAATGTATGCctgtgtcacgacccaaaattctgaaccgtgaccggcgcataatttaagtattcttaaatcatgcaagccttatcagagtatcttgaatgaatatatattgtcacttactaatcccaaaaatagacaaaatccaaataaacaaaatgctgaataaacatcataaatatcccataggtaaactgcggagtctctacagatttcaaataaaaacttaaactgttcaataaactaaactaattattagcccgagaaagtatgaattcgggcataccatgagaacgaaTCAaatttgtccctctccagaaaatggactgaatattggatcagctgcagaattctactgatctgaaacaaataacagacagagaaaacgtggtttgagctagatgctcagtgaatgataattatagcacacaacggaataggaacaggcagacgcttgattaatttcacaataaatttctattcaataaaatcatgctcatgctgtcaaaatcattaataaaataatttcataaacatatatatatataataaattcattcaataaaattttatggtacagtgcaccagggtgatgataccccacattaccaaaggccagatggtaagcgcgctaccagatattagataccttcctcctccttcacagatatcaatgcatatgatactaatgcaagccataaactgcaatgatgcatgactcgataatgcaacctaataccgtgatagtccacacggcggggccagataacagaaacagatactgggcacaggtaccaattcaaaacagaaaatcaatttgtacaaatcaatcaaaatcaataaaaaatttcagatagcaaataataactgatagtgcaatttcaatagtgtatttcaatagttttagagagtcaataaaatcaaatcaaactcaaatcaattcaataaaatcaaatcaatctcaaatcaattcagtagcacatcagtaaattttatagtcaaatatcaatcagtataaatacattaaaggcctgttcccggaatcctaatgggtctaatgcagagatagttggcaaaatcaattatttaatcaaaatcgaaataaaattcaataataaaataaaactctagaaaatcacatataaaatcattgttaaaatattaatttaaaattttatttaataacaaacttaatgctaagaaattttaaaagggacaaaaacggtgccatgtactataattaccactcacctggaaccttcaagacaataattattttcaatggaagggAGACAATTTtaactgactgattgaatatttgaatctcctacatacccaaaatataaaagaaaaatattaaataataataaaataaataacttatatatatatatatatatatatatatatatatatatatatatatatatatatatatatatatatatatatatatatagggatgAACAGTGAGGCACCGAAGATGAACAGGGACGCTTCCaaaaacaaaaaatatatatatatatgaacaggGACGCTTCAATTGTTATGTCAACAGGGACGcttccaaaaacaatatatatatatatatatatatatatataaaatctaaatttaaagatattatctcacagtaattatgatcaatccaattcaatactaatgatcaaagaaaaaaaaaaatttctagggtagttgtaacaaatcaatgaaagaaaataaaatcaaatccatccattattgaataaagaatgagaatttttaccttgaaaacagaatcgaatgtgatgaatagagaaggaaaaacttagggattctctgtttgagagtatttgatagaaaaaggggtgacaaacaggttttgagagcatagtttagcagaagagatgattagggtatatatatatttcaagagttctattaggtgtagaatggaaatagagttattattgaactgggttgttcagattgcagatatatatttaatttcaaaaataatatatatatatgtaaaaataaataagcagaccatctaataaaaaatatatatttttttataaatatattaaaataataataaataataaatgtatatgggtttccacatacttccccccttaaaaaaaaattcggtccccgaatttgaatagacaaaattctaacctgaagaatcaaataagtgaggatatttggctcgcatttcagattctacctcccatgtggcctcactacttgagtgattatgccacaagactttgaccaaagccacttccttagaccgaagtttcctaatttgtcgatctaaaatctttactggttgctcctcatatgacatatcatccctaaattgcatggtttgaggttgtaaaacatgagatggatctggtacatacttcctaagcatagaaatatgaaaaactggatgtacatgtgcaaaaccaggtggaagggctaagCGGTAAGCAACtactccaattctctccaaaatttcaaatggaccaacaaaacgagggctaagcttccctttcttcccaaacctcatgattcctttcataggggaaactctcagaaatacatgatcaccaatcataaattgtacatctttacgcttagggtcagcataacttctctgtcgactttgagcagtcaaaagtcgatcacgaattagtcgaaccttctctgaagttaattgtatcaactctggtctagtaagccttctttctccaacttcatcccaacaaaccggtgacctacactttcgaccatataatgcctcatatgaagccatctctatacttgcctgataactgttattataagcaaactccactaaaggcaagtgatgatcccaacagccacccaaatccataacgcatgcacgaagcatgtcctctaatgtctgtatggtcctttctgactgtccatccgtctgagggtgaaaagcagtactaaagtctactcgtgttcctaaagcttcttggaatttcttccaaaatcgagaagtaaactgagtaccacgatcagagacaatggaaactggaactccatgaagactaacaatcttgtttatatacaactgtgcaagtttagcaaagtcatatgtagtcttcacaggaaggaaatgagcagattttgtcaatctgtccactatcactcagattgcattgtaaccacctcgtgtactaggtaaacccacaacaaaatccatggcaatatgctcccacttccactcaggaataggcaatggctgaagtaacccagatggtctctgatgttctgccttaacctgctaacaagtcaaacatttagcaacaaagtctgcaacatccctcttcatgccaccctaccaataatgctcccttaaatcacggtacatcttagttgaacttgggtgtactgtgtaagcagaatggtgtgcctcctccatgatttctcttctcaactcatcaacattggggacaaaaagtctagtgccataacgaagaactccatcatcattcaacatgaatccttgagcttggccttgatgaatactatctataatcaCACACAGCTAAGAATCCCTcttctgagcagccttaattcgatcaatcaagataggcctaactcgaaaatgtgctaagaatgatccagctatgattttaaactctactccctgatctagcaactcatgttattcaccaatcaaaggcctcatcttggtagatatatgggctaaactaccagaagacttcctgcttagagcatcagccactacattagcttttccaggatgatattgtatggtgcaatcataatccttcagcaattctacccatctcctttgcctaagattaagatcacattggtcaaatatgtatttgagacttttgtggtcagtgaagatttcacaagtctcaccatacagatagtgcctccagattttcaaagtaaaaattacttcagccatttccaaatcatgagttggataattctgctcgtgtctttttaactgacgagaagcatatgcaataacccgtccatgttgcatcaaaacacatcctaaactaatcctagaagcatcacaatatattacataaccccctgatccagatgggagggctaacactggtgctatagttaaacgagtcttaagctcctgaaaactttttctcacaagcctcagaccactgaaatttcacattcttctgtgtcaacttagttaaaggtgctgtaatacgagagaagtcttgaacaaaccatctataataccctgctaaacccaagaaactacgaatctctgacacagttgtgggtctaggccaatgaagcactgccttaACTTTTTTCTTATCAatgcacaccccatccttagatactgcatggcctaggaaagccacactatctaaccaaaactcacattttgagaacttggcatatagcttgtgttctcgtaaggtctgaaggacaattctcaaatgctgctcatgctcctccttactctttgagtacactagaatgtcatcgatgaacactataacaaattgatctaagaaaggcttgaaaactctattcatgagatccataaaagcggccggagcattggtaagaccaaaagacattacaagaaattcatagtgtccatacctagtcctaaaggccgtcttgagtatgttttctttcttgaccctcaattgatgatacccagatcgaagatcaatcttggaaaaatactttgcaccttaAAGTtagtcaaacaggtcatctatgcgtggaataggatacttattacgcacaattaccttattcaattgcctataatcaatgcacattctcaaagacccatcatTTTTCCGTATAAATAACACAgaagcaccccatggagaaacactagggcaaataaaccccttatctagtaggtcctgtagttgctccttcaactccttaagttctgcgggtgccatacgataaggtggcatagatatgggctcaattccaggaactaagtctataccaaactctacctctcgctacgggggtaaacctgataaatcttctggaaacacatcaggaaactccttaaccactgcaacattctccaaacctgcaccttttatttgaacatctctaacataagctagataccctttacacctctttcgcaataatcgtctagcactcactacagagataagattactagaggctatactgcgatctccctgaaattgaaattctgcctccccaggaattttaaagagtataactttattacgacaatccaatgaaacatgataagtggctaaccaattcatgcctaaaatcacatcaaactcaaacatatccaaagaaataagatctgcagctaattccctatctccagtgtgcactatacatcccctatacaccatatcagtgtctattgcatcccccataggtgttgatacagataaaagatattctaacaaagtaggtggtgtactaaatatcatggaaaagtatggagaaacaaaggaatggttgtgccccagtcttagccataggcgtctgttcagatgtctgattaatagtttgaggtggtacctccccagttggatcaaggtttgcaccattaagacccttggccctagttctcctcttacgtctaatagacccaggcacctattcatattaataaacaagcattaaatttgaaaatgtgagccaaattaagacaggtgaaaaagtacgaaggacgcagatatctgaagcaatgataaactgaaaagacgttaaggatcctatgctccgcaagtttgCTAGACCTtaaccgagctctgataccaactttgtcacgacccaaaattctgaaccgtgaccggcgcataatttaagtattcttaaatcatgcaagccttatcagagtatcttgaatgaatatatattgtcacttactaatccgaaaaatagacaaaatccaaataaacaaaatgctgaataaacatcataaatatcccataggtaaactgcggagtctctacagatttcaaataaaaacttaaactgttcaataaactaaactaattattagcccgagaaagtatgaattcgggcataccatgagaacgaaTCAaatttgtccctctccagaaaatggactgaatattggatcagctgcagaattctactgatctgaaacaaataacagacagagaaaacgtggtttgagctagatgctcagtgaatgataattatagcacacaacggaataggaacaggcagacgcttgattaatttcacaataaatttctattcaataaaatcatgctcatgctgtcaaaatcattaataaaataatttcataaacatatatatataataaattcattcaataaaattttatggtacagtgcaccagggtgatgataccccacatcaccaaaggccagatggtaagcgcgctaccagatatcagataccttcctcctccttcacagatatcaatgcatatgatactaatgcaagccataaactgcaatgatgcatgactcgataatgcaacctaataccgtgatagtccacacggcggggccagataacagaaacagatactgggcacaggtaccaattcaaaacagaaaatcaatttgtacaaatcaatcaaaatcaataaaaaatttcagatagcaaataataactgatagtgcaattccaatagtgtatttcaatagtttcagagagtcaataaaatcaaatcaaactcaaatcaattcaataaaatcaaatcaatctcaaatcaattcagtagcacatcagtaaattttatagtcaaatatcaatcagtataaatacattaaaggcctgttcctggaatcctaatgggtctaatgcagagatagttggcaaaatcaatcatttaatcaaaatcgaaataaaattcaataataaaataaaactctagaaaatcacatataaaatcattgttaaaatattaatttaaaattttatttaataacaaacttaatgctaagaaattttaaaagggacaaaaacggtgccatgtactataattaccactcacctggaaccttcaagacaataattattttcaatggaagagagacaattttaactgactgattgaatatttgaatctcctacatacccaaaatataaaagaaaaatattaaataataataaaataaataacttatatatatatatatatatatatatatatatatatatatatatatatatatatatatatatatatataaaatctaaatttaatgatattatctcacagtaattatgatcaatccaattcaatactaatgatcaaagaaaaaaattaaataaatttctagggtagttgtaacaaatcaatgaaagaaaataaaatcaaatccatCCATTATtaaataaagaatgagaatttttaccttgaaaacagaatcgaatgtgatgaatagagaaggaaaaacttagggattctctgtttgagagtatttgatagaaaaaggggtgacaaacaggttttgagagcaaagtttagcggaagagatgattagggtatatatatatttcaagagttctattaggtgtagaatgaaaatagagttattattgaactgggttgttcagattgcagatatatatttaatttcaaaaataatatatatatatgtaaaaataaataagcagaccatctaataaaatatatatatttttttataaatatattaaaataataataaataataaatgtatatgaaTTTCCACAGCCTGTAATGAGTAGATGTCTCCATTATGGATGCCACTTGCTCGCTACGAGTTGTGACAACAATAGCATTTCCAGTGTTTCTACTAACTCTTACTAAGCGAGTCTTTAAACCATCGCATCTCTCTGATACCTCATTCCACACGTCATCAAGAACAAGTAGAAAATTTTTTCCCTCTAATTCCTTTTCGAGCTTCTGAAGTATTGCATCTTTGTTGGTCAACCCACCCATGTTTGCATTGAGAGTTTGCAACATCTCCCCTAAAATCCTTTGGTCATCAAAGTTATAAGAGACACAAACCCATATTTTAAGATCAAAAAACTTTTTTTCCATTACTTCTTGACACACCAATTTAGCTAAGGTTGTCTTTCCCAGACCGCCCATCCCCACTATGGACACGATGGTAAGAACTTGTTGGTCATTGGAACAATTCAACAAGTTCACAATTTTAGAGACATCAGCTTCCCTACCCACAACTGGGTGGTCGAGGACCGAGTCTGTGACCCGATCCAAGTCGATTTGAGGCATTATTCTATCTTTAGTTACAACTTGAAGTCCATAAACCATGGCATCATTCTTGATCTTATTCAACAACTCATTTATATTCTTAACTTTGCGGGCCATTTTGAAATGCCATGCAGCTTTCTTAATGCGTTTGGAGAATGAAAAGAAGTTGTTTACCTCCCTTCCCGATTGCTCTTGCATTTCAACCTTCCGTCGAAGATTCTCATAGGCTAATTCATCGAAAACATCTTCAGCCTCATAAGCTACCTCTCGGAGCTTCTTCAGCCAAAGCTTCACAGGCTCCCTCTCCGTTTGTTGCTCCTCTGCATCTTGAAGCGCAGCACGAATCATTGTGAGAGATTCTTGGAGGCGTTTCAAGTCATCCTTGAGATTCCAAGCAAGGATGATTTCATCAGTAATGAGTGAAACCACCCTGGACAGAGTTCCATTCACCAAACTCGGGACAATGTCAGCCATAGTCCCTtctttcaaagattgaagaaaagAGTTTGATCAAAATTTGAAAACAAGAAGACGATTGTGGTGGTAGCTAGCGATATGATTCAACGCTAATCACTCTACGAATATATAGGTCCGTGTGAACTTTCCAAGGGTGGCAGTCATTTTCAAATGTCAGAATTGataattatttgttttttttttgaacAGAAATTGAtaattttgtttataaattaataattgtgTTATCATTATGATAATGATTATTTATGATCTAATACTAAAATTATATAATGCATGATAGTAGGCTCTGTATTCATGTGTATGCATGTTTACAATTAAAACTTCTAATATCCAGTATCTTAAAAATgaagtaattttttttaacaatggGTTATGACTGAAATTTAAACTCAAAAACACAGAAGTCTGAAGAAAACTCTCATATCATTGAATTAGTTCATAAAAATGAAGCATTTTAATATCACAACAaacaataaattatattatatgatGGTAGAAATGAGGAAGTTAAACCtaaaatttcttatttattttaattttgacaaGAGCATATTAATTTCTTTTTCTAATAAGCAGTGCGGGTGGTTGGTGGTAGATCAAGTCAATTGTGGCTTTGCCAGCATTTTCCTCGTTTCTACTTCTCTCTTTATTACTTTTCTCTTTATTTCCTTATCCTCGGTCCTCTGCCGAAGACTTTGTGGTGGGTCAAGTGCTTTGCTGCCACAATAAATTacgttaattatgagaaatttttatttaaattccaTCTATATCTTATAtattaaatttgtaataaattaaatttataaaaaaattcattAATTATACACGTCTAGCTGGAGCCAGCTCATCTAAAAGAGACCAAACGGTCTTAACTACgttaaaatatcaatttttttttattattattcatctctctttctgatctcttataTAATTTTTAAGAGTAATTTATGATTTACTCCTTAAagcataataaaattttcatattaatttttaatgtatttttaataataattgagtcctcaaaaattaatttcttaataAATTAATCTTTGTCTTTTAAATTGCACCTTTAACCACttttcacttaaaaaaaaaataataattaaaattttattttattaaaaaataatttttaaattttattttattaattaaataatttttatatcgaaattttatatttaagtaattatttattttatatttaataattatataaaattatttttaataataaaaactaaatttaaattttttgttttttataaAGGCAAGATGGGCTAATTAAAAATTGAGTTGATTTAgggcttttttttttcctatggATAAATTACACAATGATATCTTAATTAAGAAGTGTATTGTAACGGACTgtggggacggcgatacgtaacgcctgcaggtgccgcccgtcccacatcggaaatgggagaagggaaTCTGGGCCATATATGTGAAGTCACTAACAGTCAGCTTTTGGgagcgaaacctcccaagggacaatccgtgaggcccacgccaaagcggacaataccgaCTGGTGGCtggtcgttacaattggtatcgagccggaCTCCTCCAAGACGCAGTGGGTGCGAGGACGCCCCAGCGGTGGGTTGTAACGATCGTGGGGACGGCGACACGTAACGCTGCAGTGCCgccgtcccacatcggaaatgggagaagggaatcgggccatatatgtggggtcACCTAACCGGTCGCGCTTTTGGgagcgaaacctcccaagggacaaatccgtgaggcccacgggccaaagcggacaatactgactgggcTGGGCTGGGTACTCCTTGTAACCTTATTTAGCcagtataatatatttaaaaatgggCCAAAGTAAGTTACTGggttttgtattttaaaaattaaaaataataaaattttatattataaattaaaatttagacacCTTACTGTTATACATTCTTAAATTGAGGTGCCAtcagtgtaattt is a window encoding:
- the LOC110656451 gene encoding putative disease resistance protein RGA3 isoform X2, which translates into the protein MARKVKNINELLNKIKNDAMVYGLQVVTKDRIMPQIDLDRVTDSVLDHPVVGREADVSKIVNLLNCSNDQQVLTIVSIVGMGGLGKTTLAKLVCQEVMEKKFFDLKIWVCVSYNFDDQRILGEMLQTLNANMGGLTNKDAILQKLEKELEGKNFLLVLDDVWNEVSERCDGLKTRLVRVSRNTGNAIVVTTRSEQVASIMETSTHYRHTLNLLSDDECWSIMKERAFGNGEASIPLDLECIGKEIAKKCRGVPLAAKVLGGTMGGFGRDKEAWLSIMNSNVLNSSDNKDNVESVLKLSFDHLPPFLKPCFAYCSIFPKDFGIAKKELVQLWMAEGFLGSSSQDEGNNYFNALL